Proteins co-encoded in one Nonlabens agnitus genomic window:
- a CDS encoding biliverdin-producing heme oxygenase: MTILELLRKETRDAHIELEQVSGAAKILDHTINLEQYVKILQANYIAYAKAESQLVPLQNESIAAWIKQDLQAARAEVPNSKEEVTVQDSNLGKLGVQYVIEGSLLGGAMIAQHLTKCPAIENLPPQQFYAAGSPERAKRWRNYVAHMNSIDLTPQESKEIVEAANQTFNMFKQASLLNGIH; encoded by the coding sequence ATGACCATACTGGAATTATTGCGCAAAGAAACCCGTGATGCACATATAGAGCTGGAACAGGTGAGCGGTGCCGCCAAAATATTGGATCACACGATCAACTTAGAACAGTATGTAAAAATTCTGCAGGCAAATTATATCGCTTACGCGAAAGCGGAATCACAACTAGTACCCTTACAAAATGAATCCATAGCTGCATGGATCAAGCAAGACCTACAAGCCGCTCGCGCAGAAGTGCCTAATTCAAAAGAAGAAGTCACTGTTCAAGATTCCAACCTAGGTAAACTAGGCGTACAATATGTCATAGAAGGATCACTCCTAGGCGGCGCCATGATCGCCCAGCATCTCACTAAATGTCCAGCGATAGAAAACCTACCGCCACAACAATTCTATGCAGCAGGCAGTCCAGAACGGGCAAAACGGTGGCGCAACTACGTTGCTCATATGAACTCCATAGATCTCACACCTCAAGAATCCAAGGAAATCGTTGAAGCTGCTAACCAGACCTTCAATATGTTTAAGCAAGCTTCATTGCTGAATGGAATCCATTAA
- a CDS encoding F0F1 ATP synthase subunit epsilon, producing the protein MFLEIVTPEETLYSGEVESVSVPGMEGDFQMLDNHAPIVSLLTRGTVKMYGNITLDSSVANKFSKGNGTTDFKIQGGVLEMKDNKAIVLAD; encoded by the coding sequence ATGTTTTTAGAAATAGTAACTCCAGAAGAAACACTTTATAGCGGTGAAGTAGAGTCTGTATCTGTTCCAGGTATGGAAGGTGACTTCCAGATGCTGGACAATCACGCACCTATAGTTTCTTTATTGACTCGTGGTACCGTCAAAATGTACGGTAACATTACCCTTGATTCATCTGTGGCTAATAAATTCAGTAAAGGAAACGGCACTACTGATTTTAAGATCCAAGGCGGTGTACTGGAAATGAAAGACAATAAAGCTATCGTATTAGCGGACTAG
- the glmS gene encoding glutamine--fructose-6-phosphate transaminase (isomerizing): MCGIVGYIGKRDAYPIVLNGLKRLEYRGYDSAGIALFDGEDLKVCKTKGKVADLQEKMENEISITGNIGIGHTRWATHGVPNDINSHPHYSNDGNLVIIHNGIIENYDPLKKELTKRGYTFKSDTDTEVLVNLIEDVQKQQDVKLGKAVQIALNQTIGAYAIAVFDKRKPDEIIVARLGSPLAIGIGEDEFFIASDASPFLEFTKNAIYLEDGEMAIVRTHKEIKVRKIHDDSLVDPYVQELQMNLEEIEKGGYDHFMLKEIYEQPQAIKDTFRGRMLPDQGIIKMAGIDEHMNKFLNAKRIIIVACGTSWHAGLVAEYIIEELARVPVEVEYASEFRYRNPIIDKDDILIAISQSGETADTMAAIKLAKENGAFVFGVCNVVGSSISREAHAGAYTHAGPEIGVASTKAFTTQITVLTLIALQLAKKKGAISRSKFHEYLVELDSIPNKVKKALESNDLIEQIAHVYKDAKNCLYLGRGFNFPVALEGALKLKEISYIHAEGYPAAEMKHGPIALIDEQMPVVVIATRKGHYEKVVSNIQEIKSREGKIIGIVTEGDVDVRDLADHVIEVPDTLECLTPLLTTIPLQLLSYHIAIALDRNVDQPRNLAKSVTVE; encoded by the coding sequence ATGTGTGGAATTGTAGGCTACATAGGTAAGAGAGATGCTTACCCTATCGTTCTAAATGGTCTAAAGCGACTGGAATATAGAGGTTATGATAGTGCAGGAATTGCGCTATTTGATGGTGAAGACCTCAAGGTTTGTAAGACTAAAGGAAAGGTAGCAGACCTTCAGGAAAAAATGGAAAACGAGATTTCCATTACCGGTAACATAGGAATAGGTCATACCAGATGGGCTACTCACGGTGTACCAAACGATATCAACTCTCATCCTCATTACTCAAATGATGGTAATCTAGTTATTATCCACAATGGTATTATTGAGAACTACGATCCTCTAAAAAAGGAACTTACCAAACGTGGCTACACGTTCAAATCAGATACAGATACAGAGGTACTGGTAAACCTTATTGAGGATGTTCAAAAACAACAAGATGTCAAGCTAGGTAAGGCAGTACAAATAGCTCTTAATCAAACTATTGGTGCATATGCAATTGCCGTTTTTGACAAGAGAAAGCCTGATGAGATTATTGTTGCAAGATTGGGCTCACCTCTAGCCATCGGAATAGGCGAAGATGAATTTTTTATAGCCTCTGACGCTAGCCCGTTCTTAGAATTTACAAAGAATGCGATTTATCTTGAGGATGGTGAAATGGCGATAGTGCGAACGCACAAAGAAATCAAAGTAAGAAAGATTCATGATGATTCTCTGGTAGACCCTTATGTGCAGGAATTACAAATGAATCTGGAAGAAATTGAAAAAGGTGGTTACGACCACTTTATGTTGAAAGAAATCTATGAGCAGCCACAGGCGATAAAAGACACCTTTAGAGGCCGCATGCTTCCAGATCAAGGCATCATTAAGATGGCTGGTATTGACGAGCACATGAATAAGTTTTTGAATGCGAAACGCATTATCATAGTAGCATGTGGTACCAGTTGGCATGCAGGACTTGTTGCAGAGTATATCATTGAAGAACTTGCGAGAGTTCCTGTAGAGGTGGAGTATGCATCAGAGTTTAGATATCGCAATCCTATCATCGATAAGGATGATATTCTAATTGCTATTTCTCAAAGTGGTGAGACCGCAGACACCATGGCGGCTATCAAGCTTGCCAAAGAAAACGGCGCTTTCGTTTTTGGTGTATGTAACGTGGTGGGAAGCTCCATTTCTCGTGAGGCTCATGCTGGAGCATACACACATGCCGGTCCAGAAATAGGTGTTGCATCCACTAAGGCATTCACAACTCAAATTACGGTTCTTACTCTTATTGCACTTCAACTAGCCAAGAAAAAAGGTGCTATCTCACGCAGTAAGTTTCACGAATACCTAGTGGAATTAGACAGCATTCCCAACAAAGTCAAGAAGGCATTGGAATCCAATGATCTTATCGAGCAGATTGCCCACGTATATAAAGATGCAAAAAACTGTCTTTATTTAGGTCGAGGTTTCAATTTCCCAGTGGCTCTGGAAGGCGCTTTAAAGCTTAAAGAGATAAGCTACATACATGCAGAAGGTTACCCGGCGGCTGAGATGAAGCATGGTCCTATCGCCTTGATTGATGAGCAAATGCCTGTGGTGGTGATTGCGACAAGAAAAGGTCATTACGAAAAAGTAGTGAGTAACATTCAAGAGATCAAATCTCGTGAGGGCAAGATCATCGGGATCGTTACAGAAGGCGATGTGGATGTACGCGACCTCGCAGACCACGTCATTGAGGTGCCAGATACACTTGAGTGCTTGACACCGCTTTTGACGACCATTCCGTTACAGTTGTTGTCCTACCACATTGCCATCGCGTTGGATAGAAACGTGGACCAACCGCGTAACCTAGCAAAATCAGTGACAGTAGAGTAA
- the panC gene encoding pantoate--beta-alanine ligase, giving the protein MFVGYLPYSQMVFTSHKKLSQFLKDFRSSNKSIGFVPTMGALHDGHLALMNKALEENDLLVTSIFVNPTQFNNQADLEKYPRLLEEDLKKIKTHIPEDRFVLYAPAVEDVYGSNAKAKNYEFGELENVMEGAQRPGHFDGVGTILEFLFKAVRPDRAYFGEKDFQQLQIIKKLVDILDLELEIIGCPIHREKSGLAMSSRNGLLTPENFEKAAHIYRILTQSKEYFKNHDIQETEQFVKEQVEAISGFTLEYYTIADEKTLVPASAKDPEKQYRAFIVVHLQGVRLIDNIPMY; this is encoded by the coding sequence ATGTTTGTAGGCTATTTACCCTATTCTCAAATGGTTTTTACCTCTCATAAAAAGCTCTCCCAATTTCTCAAAGACTTCAGGTCAAGTAATAAATCCATAGGATTTGTTCCCACTATGGGCGCGCTCCATGATGGCCATTTGGCTTTGATGAATAAGGCGCTTGAGGAAAATGACTTACTCGTCACCTCCATATTTGTCAATCCCACGCAATTCAACAATCAGGCAGATCTTGAAAAATATCCAAGACTTCTAGAAGAGGACCTCAAAAAAATCAAGACTCATATTCCAGAAGACCGTTTTGTCCTCTATGCTCCAGCAGTAGAAGACGTCTACGGGTCTAATGCCAAGGCAAAAAACTATGAATTCGGAGAGTTGGAGAATGTCATGGAAGGCGCCCAACGACCAGGACATTTTGATGGTGTTGGTACCATTCTGGAGTTTTTGTTCAAAGCAGTTCGCCCAGATCGTGCCTATTTTGGTGAGAAGGATTTTCAACAATTACAAATCATCAAAAAGTTGGTGGACATTTTGGATCTTGAGCTAGAGATTATAGGCTGTCCCATTCACAGAGAGAAAAGTGGTCTCGCCATGAGTTCCAGGAACGGCTTGCTCACTCCAGAAAATTTTGAAAAGGCTGCTCACATCTATCGCATATTGACCCAGTCAAAAGAATATTTTAAAAACCACGATATTCAAGAAACAGAACAGTTTGTAAAAGAGCAAGTAGAGGCGATATCAGGCTTTACATTGGAATACTACACGATAGCAGACGAGAAAACCCTTGTGCCAGCCAGCGCCAAGGATCCAGAAAAACAATACCGCGCCTTTATCGTTGTGCACCTACAGGGCGTTCGTCTTATTGACAATATTCCCATGTATTAG
- the atpD gene encoding F0F1 ATP synthase subunit beta yields the protein MSQSTGKVSQIIGPVVDVTFDSTQGALPNIYDSLEIELKGNKLVLEVQSHIGESTVRTISMDSTDGLSRGTAVVATGNPIKMPIGDDVYGRLFNVIGDAIDGLGNLPKTGDDGLSIHRSAPAFEDLSTSTEVLFTGIKVIDLIEPYAKGGKIGLFGGAGVGKTVLIQELINNIAKGHGGLSVFAGVGERTREGNDLLREMLESGIIKYGDAFMHSMEEGGWDLKSVDKEVMKESKATFVFGQMNEPPGARARVALSGLTIAEYFRDGGADGQGKDVLFFVDNIFRFTQAGSEVSALLGRMPSAVGYQPTLATEMGAMQERITSTKKGSITSVQAVYVPADDLTDPAPATTFAHLDATTVLSRKIAELGIYPAVDPLDSTSRILTADILGKDHYDCAQRVKELLQRYKELQDIIAILGMEELSEEDKQAVYRARKVQRFLSQPFHVAEQFTGLKGVLVDIKDTIKGFNMIMDGELDNLPESAFNLKGTIEEVIEAGEKMMVEA from the coding sequence ATGTCTCAAAGTACAGGTAAAGTTTCACAAATCATCGGCCCGGTGGTTGATGTAACGTTTGATAGCACTCAAGGTGCGTTGCCCAACATTTACGATTCACTAGAGATTGAATTGAAGGGAAATAAACTAGTTCTTGAAGTGCAATCACACATAGGTGAGAGCACTGTTAGAACCATATCCATGGATTCTACTGATGGATTGAGTAGAGGTACAGCTGTAGTGGCTACCGGTAACCCTATCAAAATGCCTATAGGCGACGACGTTTATGGTCGTCTATTTAATGTTATAGGTGACGCGATCGATGGTCTGGGAAATCTTCCCAAGACTGGTGATGATGGACTTTCTATTCACAGATCTGCACCTGCATTTGAAGACCTTTCTACCTCTACAGAGGTTCTTTTTACCGGTATCAAGGTAATCGACTTGATTGAGCCTTATGCAAAAGGTGGTAAGATTGGACTATTTGGTGGTGCTGGAGTAGGTAAAACAGTATTGATTCAGGAATTGATTAACAATATCGCAAAAGGTCACGGTGGACTTTCTGTTTTTGCAGGAGTTGGTGAGCGCACACGTGAAGGGAATGACCTTCTACGTGAGATGTTGGAATCAGGAATTATAAAATATGGAGATGCATTCATGCACTCTATGGAAGAAGGTGGATGGGATTTGAAGTCTGTCGATAAAGAAGTGATGAAGGAGTCTAAAGCGACTTTCGTTTTTGGACAGATGAATGAGCCACCAGGAGCACGTGCTCGTGTGGCACTTTCTGGATTGACTATTGCAGAGTACTTCCGTGATGGTGGTGCAGATGGTCAAGGAAAAGACGTTTTGTTCTTCGTTGACAACATCTTCCGCTTTACACAGGCAGGTTCTGAGGTTTCAGCGCTTCTAGGACGTATGCCATCTGCGGTAGGTTACCAACCAACATTAGCAACTGAAATGGGTGCGATGCAAGAGCGTATCACGTCTACCAAAAAAGGATCTATTACATCTGTACAAGCGGTTTACGTACCTGCAGATGACTTGACTGACCCGGCACCAGCGACAACTTTTGCTCACCTGGATGCTACAACAGTATTGTCTCGTAAGATTGCAGAGCTAGGTATCTACCCAGCGGTAGACCCACTAGATTCAACATCACGTATCCTTACGGCAGATATCCTTGGAAAAGACCACTATGATTGTGCACAACGTGTAAAAGAGTTGTTACAGCGTTATAAGGAACTACAGGATATCATTGCGATTCTAGGTATGGAAGAGCTATCTGAAGAAGATAAACAAGCGGTTTACCGTGCTCGTAAAGTGCAGCGATTCCTTTCACAGCCGTTCCACGTGGCAGAGCAGTTTACAGGTCTTAAAGGAGTTCTAGTTGATATCAAGGATACCATCAAAGGATTTAATATGATCATGGATGGTGAGCTTGACAATCTTCCAGAAAGTGCCTTTAACCTTAAAGGAACTATCGAGGAAGTGATCGAGGCTGGAGAGAAAATGATGGTAGAAGCCTAA
- a CDS encoding glycogen/starch synthase, with protein sequence MKEKRVLYVSSEVIPYLPETEASSMSYFAPKMVNDRGGQIRIFMPRFGNINERRHQLHEVIRLSGMNMVINDLDMPLIIKVASIPKERMQVYFIDNDEYFKRKATLTDENGDLFDDNDERAMFFAKGVIETVKKLNWAPDIIHVHGWLASLLPLYLRNYYGTDPLFEESKIVTSVYNQSFEGTLNEEMYEKLQFDALDDEVISTFKEPSYLNLMRSAVVYSDGIIKGSETLDDELESFIDAQDKPVLDYQSPEDFADAYEEFYLDKILNVKEEA encoded by the coding sequence ATGAAGGAAAAAAGAGTATTATACGTATCCTCAGAAGTTATTCCCTATTTACCAGAAACCGAAGCATCCTCCATGTCTTATTTTGCACCAAAGATGGTGAATGATCGTGGTGGACAGATTAGAATTTTTATGCCGAGGTTTGGTAATATTAATGAAAGACGTCATCAACTTCATGAGGTGATTCGATTAAGTGGGATGAATATGGTGATCAATGATCTTGATATGCCATTGATTATAAAAGTAGCTTCTATACCTAAGGAGCGCATGCAGGTGTACTTTATCGACAACGATGAGTATTTCAAACGCAAGGCAACTTTAACTGATGAAAATGGTGATCTCTTCGACGATAATGACGAGCGAGCCATGTTCTTTGCTAAAGGTGTCATTGAAACGGTTAAGAAATTAAATTGGGCTCCAGATATTATTCATGTTCATGGATGGTTGGCAAGTTTATTACCGTTATATCTAAGAAACTATTACGGTACAGATCCTTTATTTGAGGAAAGTAAAATAGTCACATCTGTCTACAACCAATCCTTTGAAGGAACGTTAAACGAAGAAATGTATGAAAAACTACAGTTTGACGCGTTGGATGATGAGGTGATCAGTACGTTTAAAGAGCCTTCTTATTTAAACCTTATGCGTAGTGCTGTAGTCTACAGTGATGGAATCATCAAGGGAAGTGAAACCCTAGACGACGAATTGGAAAGTTTTATTGATGCTCAAGATAAGCCTGTACTGGACTATCAATCACCAGAAGATTTTGCTGACGCCTATGAGGAATTTTACCTTGATAAGATCCTTAACGTAAAAGAAGAAGCTTAG
- a CDS encoding DUF4270 domain-containing protein — protein MKNLLKYGTMVIAIVFVLISCDTDPTELGGEFLGIDVDNTIIEEDFEVTAYSARLNPVQTNNFGSVQLGTYNDPIYGKTTYDFVTQLGINSAGISFGENRRVDSVILTIPYFSRSTGQTGEATTYQLDSVYGNEPINFKIFRNNYFLNSFDPENVEQAATYFSDLGPTVNDIKGEAIEFIDLENPSNPAFEEVTNFTPSPEEVLLTAQNSDNETVVSSRLSPRFRLALEPNFWKDLIVDNENAEYLDSDSNFRNFFRGLYFQVTSSTGNGNLSYLNLTDATIQIFYTSDIPDVQENLASSFILNLTGGRAVMLNNELPSGIQDQISDSFNPENGSERLYLKGGPGAISLIDLFGPDLIGGSDGGPDGVPDQLASLRRNDILVNEANLEFYVDQTAFANATSVSVEPENILLYNLSNRSIIGFGTLQRNDSSGPGIKYEVSLTQYISDILSGTIEIGQLGICVTQNLSAVGASRVKNQTQPQLIESIPIGSAISHEGTVLHGNLSSDPEKRLKLKIFYTEIN, from the coding sequence ATGAAGAATTTATTGAAGTATGGAACGATGGTAATTGCCATCGTTTTTGTTCTAATTAGTTGTGATACAGACCCAACCGAATTAGGAGGTGAGTTTTTAGGAATTGATGTTGATAATACGATTATTGAAGAGGACTTTGAGGTTACCGCATATAGTGCGAGGCTTAATCCTGTGCAGACAAATAATTTTGGATCTGTTCAACTGGGTACATATAATGATCCAATTTATGGTAAAACGACCTATGACTTTGTAACTCAATTAGGCATTAATTCTGCAGGAATAAGCTTTGGAGAGAATAGAAGAGTCGATAGCGTGATTTTGACAATTCCTTATTTTTCAAGAAGTACAGGTCAAACAGGTGAGGCAACCACATATCAACTCGATTCTGTTTATGGGAATGAGCCGATTAATTTTAAGATTTTTAGGAACAACTATTTTTTAAATAGTTTTGACCCTGAGAATGTGGAGCAAGCTGCAACATATTTTTCAGATTTAGGCCCTACTGTTAATGATATTAAGGGTGAAGCTATTGAATTCATTGATTTAGAAAACCCTTCTAATCCAGCATTTGAAGAGGTTACTAATTTTACTCCAAGTCCTGAAGAGGTCCTTTTAACAGCTCAAAATAGTGACAATGAAACTGTTGTTTCGTCTAGATTATCCCCAAGGTTTAGATTAGCATTAGAGCCTAATTTTTGGAAAGATTTGATAGTCGATAATGAGAATGCTGAGTATCTTGATAGCGATAGCAACTTTAGAAACTTTTTTAGGGGTCTCTATTTTCAGGTTACTTCATCGACAGGTAATGGTAACCTGTCATATCTCAATTTGACCGATGCTACCATTCAAATTTTTTACACTTCTGATATACCAGATGTTCAAGAGAATCTTGCAAGCTCATTTATTCTAAATCTTACGGGAGGTAGGGCAGTGATGTTGAACAATGAATTACCTAGCGGCATCCAAGATCAAATATCAGATTCCTTTAATCCAGAAAATGGTTCTGAACGTTTATACCTAAAAGGTGGACCTGGTGCAATATCATTGATTGACTTATTTGGCCCTGACTTGATTGGTGGTTCTGACGGAGGTCCTGATGGTGTTCCTGATCAATTGGCAAGCTTGAGGCGTAATGATATTCTAGTGAATGAGGCTAACTTGGAATTTTATGTAGATCAGACAGCATTTGCTAACGCCACATCAGTTTCGGTAGAACCTGAAAACATTTTACTTTATAATTTATCAAACAGATCTATTATAGGTTTTGGAACCCTTCAAAGAAATGATAGCTCTGGACCAGGTATTAAATATGAGGTATCCCTCACACAATATATATCAGATATTCTCTCTGGTACAATTGAGATAGGTCAACTAGGCATTTGTGTTACTCAAAATTTATCTGCCGTTGGAGCGTCTAGGGTTAAAAATCAAACCCAACCACAGCTTATAGAAAGTATTCCTATTGGTAGCGCGATTTCTCATGAAGGAACCGTTTTACACGGTAACCTTTCTAGTGACCCAGAGAAGCGCCTTAAATTGAAGATTTTTTATACTGAAATAAATTAA
- a CDS encoding response regulator, translating into MIKEPLKILIVEDSITDVALLQRQIKKCVQDPEIVVSDKIIQTRHAVKTFIPDVVFTDFQLVGFTGMEVIENVQEIYPNIPIIVVTGTLNDEELAAKTVLGGASGFLLKSNMSKLHERLEPMLTRILDEKAQLFARLEKERREREKLEEIQSLLKEAALSEDSAESTQEYYQKILANIGDRIKTIIK; encoded by the coding sequence ATGATTAAAGAGCCATTAAAAATATTAATCGTAGAGGATAGCATTACAGATGTTGCTCTATTACAGCGACAAATTAAAAAGTGCGTACAGGATCCAGAAATTGTAGTAAGTGACAAGATCATCCAGACCAGACACGCTGTAAAGACCTTTATTCCAGATGTCGTATTTACTGATTTCCAATTAGTAGGTTTCACGGGAATGGAAGTAATTGAGAACGTTCAGGAAATTTATCCTAATATTCCTATCATTGTCGTAACAGGAACCCTAAATGATGAAGAGCTTGCCGCCAAAACAGTGCTAGGTGGGGCCTCTGGTTTTTTGCTTAAAAGCAACATGTCAAAACTTCACGAGCGACTTGAGCCCATGCTTACAAGGATACTGGATGAGAAAGCCCAGTTATTTGCCAGACTTGAAAAAGAAAGAAGAGAAAGAGAAAAATTAGAAGAAATACAAAGCCTTCTCAAAGAAGCCGCTTTATCAGAAGATAGTGCAGAATCCACCCAAGAATATTACCAAAAGATACTAGCTAACATAGGCGACCGCATCAAGACGATTATCAAATAG
- the panD gene encoding aspartate 1-decarboxylase, with protein MLITVVKSKIHRVKVTGADLNYIGSITIDEDLMDGANIVEGEKVQIVNNNNGNRLETYAIPGPRGSGEITLNGAAARLVAVGDVLILITYAQMTIEEARNFKPSLLFPNEKDNTLT; from the coding sequence ATGTTAATCACAGTAGTAAAATCTAAGATTCACCGTGTCAAAGTAACTGGCGCAGACCTTAACTATATAGGTAGTATTACCATAGATGAGGACCTCATGGACGGTGCAAATATTGTTGAAGGCGAGAAAGTTCAAATCGTCAATAATAATAACGGTAATAGACTGGAAACTTATGCCATCCCAGGGCCGCGAGGTAGTGGTGAGATTACTCTTAATGGTGCAGCCGCACGCCTGGTTGCGGTAGGCGATGTGCTTATTTTGATCACCTATGCTCAAATGACCATAGAAGAAGCTCGTAACTTCAAACCTAGCCTACTGTTCCCTAACGAGAAGGACAACACACTTACCTAA